The region GCCAGAGAATTCTCATTTTTTAAGAATTCAGGAGTCAGGAGTCAGAATTCAGGAGTCAGGAGTCAGGAGTCAGAATTCAGAATAAAGACTTTCTTTTCTCCTGACTTCTGTCTTCTGTCTCCTGACTCCTATTGCCTTACCAGCCATTTTCCTTCCACATCATCCGTGCCGCGCGCCCAAGGCCATGCGGGCCGAACAGGGCCAGAGGCTCCCTGAGAGCCGCCTGGCTCAGCCAGCGCAGTGCCTCCCAAGGCGCACCATTGACCCATGCTTCGTAAGCCAGAGAAAGGCAGGTTTCAGCCAGGCACCTGCTGCTGATTCCCGGAAGGCGGGAAAGCCAGATGCGCTGAACGCGCCATTTTGCCCGCCAGACCTGGTGAAGGTGCCTGCCGGTCAGCGACCGGCTGTGTCTGCGGTAGAAATAGAGGGGCAGGTTGAGCGGCTTCATGGTGAAGCGGCCAAGCACCCGCAGCCAGTACTCGTAATCCTCAGCCAGAGCGCACTCCGGATTATAACAGCCCAGGACCTCATAGACCCGGCGGTGATAGAGAAAACAGGCCCCGACACCGTTTCCGACCAGCATCCGTTCAGGCGGCGGTACCGGCACGGATTGCAGCACATGACCATATTCATCGACCAGCGAGTAGTCGGCATAGACAAAATCAACCGCCGGATGCGCCTCCAGAAAGCGCACCATACACTCCAGGGCTTCGGGAGCATAGAAGTTATCATCCGAGGTCCAGGTCAAGAGACCACCCGCAGCCTGCGCAAAGCCAGCATTCAATGCCCGTGCCAGCCCCTGGTTGGCGGGCAGGCTGATCCGGGTAAGGCGCTCGTCCCGATATTCCCTGATGATCGCTTCCGTGCTGTCCGTCGATCCATCGTTAACGATAATCAGCTCCAGATGAGCATAGGTCTGATCCAGACAGGACTGGATAGCCTGACGAAGGTACCGGCGTCCATTGTGCGTAGGCAGAACAATGCTGACCAGTTTTCCCTGCCGAGTGTTCATGATGGTGTCTCTGTTCGGACTTTGATTTCGGTATGCACCCTGGTATGCTCAAGGAGAATCGAGACGATTCTGGCAGCAGCCCTGCCGTCACCATAGGGATTTCGCCGGGCAGCCATAGCCGTACGGGCAGCCGGATCACGCAGGATGCGTCCTGCTTCGGCCACAATCCTTTCCTGCCGCGTACCCACCAGCCGGACCGCACCGGCCTCGACACCTTCAGGCCGCTCGGTTTTATCCCGCATCAAAAGGACCGGCACGCCAAAACTGGGGGCCTCCTCCTGGATGCCGCCCGAGTCAGTGAGGATCAGCGATGACCGCTTCATCAGATGAACCAGGGAGAGATAGTCCAGCGGCTCGAGCAGGCTGAGGTTCGCCACCCCCGACAGGATATCCTGGACAGGCTGGCGCACATTCGGATTCAAGTGCACCGGATAGACGAAGTGTACGCCGTCATCGGCAAACATTCCGGCCAGTTGACGGACAGCCAGGCACAATTGCCGCAAAGGCTCACCAAAGCTCTCCCTCCGGTGAGCAGTGATCAGGACGAGCCTTCCTTTGCGCGGCAAGGCAGCCAGGGGGCCGCAGGACCAGTCATACTCTCTGGCCGCCACTTCGAGCAGGGCATCGATTACCGTATTGCCGGTAACGAAGATATTCCGGGCAGGGCAGCCTTCAGCCAAAAGCGCCCGCCGGGCAAACTCGGTCGGAGCAAAGTGGATATCAGCCAGAAGGTCTGCCAGCCTGCGGTTGATCTCTTCGGGAAAGGGCTGGCAGCGGTCCTGAGTCCTTAAGCCCGCCTCGATGTGGCCGAATCTGACCCGGTGGTAAAAGGCCACCAGACCCGCTACCAGCACGGTGGTCGTGTCCCCCTGCGCCAGGACCCAGTCAGGCCGGACCTCCCGGATAACCGGATCAAGCCCGGCGCAAAGGTCTGCGGTCAGGCAGGACAGGGACTGGTCCGGTCTCATCAGGTTCAGATCGTAATCAGGCCGCAGTGAGAACAGCT is a window of bacterium DNA encoding:
- a CDS encoding glycosyltransferase, with the translated sequence MNTRQGKLVSIVLPTHNGRRYLRQAIQSCLDQTYAHLELIIVNDGSTDSTEAIIREYRDERLTRISLPANQGLARALNAGFAQAAGGLLTWTSDDNFYAPEALECMVRFLEAHPAVDFVYADYSLVDEYGHVLQSVPVPPPERMLVGNGVGACFLYHRRVYEVLGCYNPECALAEDYEYWLRVLGRFTMKPLNLPLYFYRRHSRSLTGRHLHQVWRAKWRVQRIWLSRLPGISSRCLAETCLSLAYEAWVNGAPWEALRWLSQAALREPLALFGPHGLGRAARMMWKENGW
- the wecB gene encoding UDP-N-acetylglucosamine 2-epimerase (non-hydrolyzing), translating into MLTILSIVGTRPEAIKMAPVIQALARYPEYFHSVLCVTAQHRQMLDQVLELFSLRPDYDLNLMRPDQSLSCLTADLCAGLDPVIREVRPDWVLAQGDTTTVLVAGLVAFYHRVRFGHIEAGLRTQDRCQPFPEEINRRLADLLADIHFAPTEFARRALLAEGCPARNIFVTGNTVIDALLEVAAREYDWSCGPLAALPRKGRLVLITAHRRESFGEPLRQLCLAVRQLAGMFADDGVHFVYPVHLNPNVRQPVQDILSGVANLSLLEPLDYLSLVHLMKRSSLILTDSGGIQEEAPSFGVPVLLMRDKTERPEGVEAGAVRLVGTRQERIVAEAGRILRDPAARTAMAARRNPYGDGRAAARIVSILLEHTRVHTEIKVRTETPS